One Gopherus flavomarginatus isolate rGopFla2 chromosome 13, rGopFla2.mat.asm, whole genome shotgun sequence DNA window includes the following coding sequences:
- the APOA5 gene encoding apolipoprotein A-V: MRLGYKGQPRIQLHPNTETWAAQPARPLLSLSPSPVTRQTMSHKAALLALLLATFSAAQAEWARNGFWDYLSQLTHDKDSMAHTQSTKLDQEIKKVKESIQEGVNYMGNLLEKLAPLNRGFQPRFYQDSDSLRRLIRKELEGLRVKLSPYVDEVQQKISKNLEVLRFQMTPFTQELLDQVMLKARELQQHLTPTRDMKAQFLEGVDEVQRFVSQYANKIAFHTDQVKEVFHPYAARLVTEIHRNMEELHRNVTPHTKVSPEKLNQYIQELSEKLTQNARDLHQKIQRNLNHLKEQLRLYPRGLKERIAGTAVDPNWAVDPYMEGLAQEVQQRIEEFRRDTFLQIDDFTRTIDHETEEMKFKLSPLSSYSEEFQDSSAPLEDLHVRLDSLWKDISQSLNEKSSDLQ; the protein is encoded by the exons ATGAGACTGGGATACAAAGGTCAACCCCGAATCCAGCTTCACCCGAATACAGAGACCTGGGCAGCGCAACCAGCAAGGCCTCTCTTATCACTG agtcccagcccagtgaccAGACAGACCATGTCTCACAAAGCTGCACTTCTGGCTTTGCTCCTCGCCACCTTCTCAG CTGCTCAGGCTGAATGGGCGAGGAATGGGTTCTGGGACTACCTCAGCCAGCTCACTCACGACAAGGACAGCATGGCACATACCCAGAGCACGAAGCTGGACCAAGAGATCAA AAAAGTGAAAGAAAGTATCCAAGAAGGAGTCAACTACATGGGAAATCTCCTCGAGAAACTGGCCCCACTCAACAGAGGATTTCAGCCCCGGTTCTACCAAGACTCCGACAGCCTGCGAAGGCTCATCAGGAAGGAGCTGGAAGGCCTGAGGGTGAAACTTTCTCCTTATGTGGATGAGGTGCAACAGAAAATCAGCAAGAACCTGGAAGTGCTTCGCTTCCAGATGACCCCATTCACCCAAGAGCTCCTGGACCAGGTCATGCTGAAAGctagggagctccagcagcacctCACTCCCACTCGAGATATGAAGGCCCAGTTTCTGGAAGGCGTAGATGAAGTTCAGAGGTTTGTGTCTCAGTATGCCAATAAAATAGCCTTTCATACTGACCAAGTGAAGGAGGTCTTCCATCCGTACGCTGCCAGACTGGTGACTGAGATCCACCGCAACATGGAAGAGCTCCATAGAAACGTCACCCCTCACACCAAAGTCAGCCCAGAGAAACTCAATCAGTACATCCAGGAGCTCTCTGAGAAGCTGACCCAGAATGCCAGGGATCTCCACCAGAAGATCCAGAGGAATCTGAACCACCTCAAGGAGCAGCTGCGCCTTTATCCCAGGGGCCTCAAGGAACGCATTGCTGGCACTGCTGTAGACCCTAACTGGGCTGTGGACCCCTAcatggagggcctggctcagGAAGTACAGCAGAGAATTGAGGAGTTCAGAAGGGACACGTTCCTCCAGATAGACGACTTCACCAGAACCATTGACCATGAGACAGAAGAAATGAAGTTCAAACTGTCTCCACTGTCCTCATACTCAGAGGAGTTTCAGGacagctcagcacctctggaggATTTGCATGTCCGGCTTGACTCTCTGTGGAAGGATATTTCCCAGAGTTTAAATGAGAAAAGCAGCGATTTACAATGA
- the ZPR1 gene encoding zinc finger protein ZPR1 isoform X3, whose amino-acid sequence MSAIGQLEPVRGGPLFRPLSAEDEEQQPDEIESLCMSCYRNGVTRLLLTKIPFFKEIIVSSFTCSSCAWSNTEIQSVGRIQEQGVRYTLAVTVRQAADKDVAGKIDEFIGKLKQLKEVDSSFTFIIDDPSGNSFVENPCAPQKDDALVVTRYRRTAQQDAMLGLEAEETDENPADSMEDLRNEVLQFNTNCPECNAPANTNMKLVQIPHFKEVIIMATNCEACGHRTNEVKSGGAIEPLGTRITLRVTDPSDMTRDVLKSETCSVEIPELEFELGMGALGGKFTTVEGLLKDIRDLIVKNPFTLGDSSTPRRVEKLQAFGRKVYQIMEGHMEAHFILDDPAGNSYLQNVYAPEEDPELKVEYYERTFAQNEDLGLNDMRTEGYESGLTSER is encoded by the exons ATGTCGGCGATCGGGCAGCTGGAGCCGGTGCGGGGCGGCCCCTTGTTCCGGCCTCTCAGCGCCGAGGACGAGGAGCAGCAGCCGGACGAGATCGAGTCCCTCTGCATGAGCTGCTACCGCAAC GGGGTGACCCGGCTGCTGCTCACCAAGATCCCCTTCTTCAAAGAGATCATCGTCAGCTCCTTCACCTGCAGCAGCTGTGCATGGTCCAACACTGAGATCCAGTCGGTGGGGCGGATCCAGGAGCAGGGGGTGCGCTACACCCTTGCAGTTACTGTGCGGCAG GCAGCAGACAAAGATGTGGCAGGAAAAATAGATGAGTTTATTGGCAAACTCAAGCAGCTGAAGGAAGTGGATTCTTCTTTCACCTTT ATTATAGACGACCCCTCAGGTAACAGCTTTGTGGAGAATCCTTGTGCGCCACAGAAAGATGATGCTCTTGTGGTTACTCGTTACAGGAGGACTGCCCAGCAGGATGCTATGCTTGGACTTGAG GCAGAGGAGACTGATGAGAACCCAGCTGATTCTATGGAGGATCTGAGGAATGAA GTGTTGCAGTTTAACACAAACTGTCCTGAATGTAATGCCCCGGCCAACACTAACATGAAGCTGGTGC AAATTCCCCACTTCAAGGAAGTGATCATCATGGCTACAAACTGCGAGGCCTGTGGGCACAGGACTAACGAG GTTAAATCTGGAGGAGCAATAGAACCGCTGGGTACCAGGATCACCCTTCGTGTTACAGACCCTTCAGACATGACAAGAGACGTACTAAAG TCTGAGACGTGTAGCGTGGAAATTCCAGAGCTGGAGTTTGAGCTTGGCATGGGAGCGCTAGGGGGGAAATTCACCACTGTGGAGGGGCTGCTGAAAGATATCCGAGATCTG ATTGTGAAAAACCCCTTCACTCTGGGGGACAGCTCTACTCCAAGGAGAGTGGAGAAGCTCCAAGCGTTTGGCAGAAAGGTGTATCAG ATTATGGAGGGTCACATGGAGGCTCATTTCATTCTGGATGATCCTGCAGGGAATAGCTACCTTCAG AATGTCTATGCTCCAGAAGAAGATCCAGAGCTAAAAGTGGAGTACTATGAGCGCACATTTGCACAGaatgaggatctgggcctcaatgACATGAGAACTGAGGGCTATGAAAGTGGGCTAACCTCTGAGCGGTAG
- the ZPR1 gene encoding zinc finger protein ZPR1 isoform X1: MSAIGQLEPVRGGPLFRPLSAEDEEQQPDEIESLCMSCYRNGVTRLLLTKIPFFKEIIVSSFTCSSCAWSNTEIQSVGRIQEQGVRYTLAVTVRQDMNREVVKTDCATARIPELDFEIPAFSQKGALTTIEGIIDRAVAGLEQDQPVRRAADKDVAGKIDEFIGKLKQLKEVDSSFTFIIDDPSGNSFVENPCAPQKDDALVVTRYRRTAQQDAMLGLEAEETDENPADSMEDLRNEVLQFNTNCPECNAPANTNMKLVQIPHFKEVIIMATNCEACGHRTNEVKSGGAIEPLGTRITLRVTDPSDMTRDVLKSETCSVEIPELEFELGMGALGGKFTTVEGLLKDIRDLIVKNPFTLGDSSTPRRVEKLQAFGRKVYQIMEGHMEAHFILDDPAGNSYLQNVYAPEEDPELKVEYYERTFAQNEDLGLNDMRTEGYESGLTSER; this comes from the exons ATGTCGGCGATCGGGCAGCTGGAGCCGGTGCGGGGCGGCCCCTTGTTCCGGCCTCTCAGCGCCGAGGACGAGGAGCAGCAGCCGGACGAGATCGAGTCCCTCTGCATGAGCTGCTACCGCAAC GGGGTGACCCGGCTGCTGCTCACCAAGATCCCCTTCTTCAAAGAGATCATCGTCAGCTCCTTCACCTGCAGCAGCTGTGCATGGTCCAACACTGAGATCCAGTCGGTGGGGCGGATCCAGGAGCAGGGGGTGCGCTACACCCTTGCAGTTACTGTGCGGCAG GATATGAATAGGGAAGTGGTGAAGACAGATTGTGCCACGGCTAGAATCCCAGAGCTAGACTTTGAAATTCCTGCGTTTTCTCAGAAAGGAG CCCTTACCACTATTGAGGGAATAATTGACAGAGCTGTTGCTGGCCTGGAACAGGATCAGCCAGTCCGCAGG GCAGCAGACAAAGATGTGGCAGGAAAAATAGATGAGTTTATTGGCAAACTCAAGCAGCTGAAGGAAGTGGATTCTTCTTTCACCTTT ATTATAGACGACCCCTCAGGTAACAGCTTTGTGGAGAATCCTTGTGCGCCACAGAAAGATGATGCTCTTGTGGTTACTCGTTACAGGAGGACTGCCCAGCAGGATGCTATGCTTGGACTTGAG GCAGAGGAGACTGATGAGAACCCAGCTGATTCTATGGAGGATCTGAGGAATGAA GTGTTGCAGTTTAACACAAACTGTCCTGAATGTAATGCCCCGGCCAACACTAACATGAAGCTGGTGC AAATTCCCCACTTCAAGGAAGTGATCATCATGGCTACAAACTGCGAGGCCTGTGGGCACAGGACTAACGAG GTTAAATCTGGAGGAGCAATAGAACCGCTGGGTACCAGGATCACCCTTCGTGTTACAGACCCTTCAGACATGACAAGAGACGTACTAAAG TCTGAGACGTGTAGCGTGGAAATTCCAGAGCTGGAGTTTGAGCTTGGCATGGGAGCGCTAGGGGGGAAATTCACCACTGTGGAGGGGCTGCTGAAAGATATCCGAGATCTG ATTGTGAAAAACCCCTTCACTCTGGGGGACAGCTCTACTCCAAGGAGAGTGGAGAAGCTCCAAGCGTTTGGCAGAAAGGTGTATCAG ATTATGGAGGGTCACATGGAGGCTCATTTCATTCTGGATGATCCTGCAGGGAATAGCTACCTTCAG AATGTCTATGCTCCAGAAGAAGATCCAGAGCTAAAAGTGGAGTACTATGAGCGCACATTTGCACAGaatgaggatctgggcctcaatgACATGAGAACTGAGGGCTATGAAAGTGGGCTAACCTCTGAGCGGTAG
- the ZPR1 gene encoding zinc finger protein ZPR1 isoform X2: MSAIGQLEPVRGGPLFRPLSAEDEEQQPDEIESLCMSCYRNGVTRLLLTKIPFFKEIIVSSFTCSSCAWSNTEIQSVGRIQEQGVRYTLAVTVRQDMNREVVKTDCATARIPELDFEIPAFSQKGALTTIEGIIDRAVAGLEQDQPVRRAADKDVAGKIDEFIGKLKQLKEVDSSFTFIIDDPSGNSFVENPCAPQKDDALVVTRYRRTAQQDAMLGLEAEETDENPADSMEDLRNEVKSGGAIEPLGTRITLRVTDPSDMTRDVLKSETCSVEIPELEFELGMGALGGKFTTVEGLLKDIRDLIVKNPFTLGDSSTPRRVEKLQAFGRKVYQIMEGHMEAHFILDDPAGNSYLQNVYAPEEDPELKVEYYERTFAQNEDLGLNDMRTEGYESGLTSER; this comes from the exons ATGTCGGCGATCGGGCAGCTGGAGCCGGTGCGGGGCGGCCCCTTGTTCCGGCCTCTCAGCGCCGAGGACGAGGAGCAGCAGCCGGACGAGATCGAGTCCCTCTGCATGAGCTGCTACCGCAAC GGGGTGACCCGGCTGCTGCTCACCAAGATCCCCTTCTTCAAAGAGATCATCGTCAGCTCCTTCACCTGCAGCAGCTGTGCATGGTCCAACACTGAGATCCAGTCGGTGGGGCGGATCCAGGAGCAGGGGGTGCGCTACACCCTTGCAGTTACTGTGCGGCAG GATATGAATAGGGAAGTGGTGAAGACAGATTGTGCCACGGCTAGAATCCCAGAGCTAGACTTTGAAATTCCTGCGTTTTCTCAGAAAGGAG CCCTTACCACTATTGAGGGAATAATTGACAGAGCTGTTGCTGGCCTGGAACAGGATCAGCCAGTCCGCAGG GCAGCAGACAAAGATGTGGCAGGAAAAATAGATGAGTTTATTGGCAAACTCAAGCAGCTGAAGGAAGTGGATTCTTCTTTCACCTTT ATTATAGACGACCCCTCAGGTAACAGCTTTGTGGAGAATCCTTGTGCGCCACAGAAAGATGATGCTCTTGTGGTTACTCGTTACAGGAGGACTGCCCAGCAGGATGCTATGCTTGGACTTGAG GCAGAGGAGACTGATGAGAACCCAGCTGATTCTATGGAGGATCTGAGGAATGAA GTTAAATCTGGAGGAGCAATAGAACCGCTGGGTACCAGGATCACCCTTCGTGTTACAGACCCTTCAGACATGACAAGAGACGTACTAAAG TCTGAGACGTGTAGCGTGGAAATTCCAGAGCTGGAGTTTGAGCTTGGCATGGGAGCGCTAGGGGGGAAATTCACCACTGTGGAGGGGCTGCTGAAAGATATCCGAGATCTG ATTGTGAAAAACCCCTTCACTCTGGGGGACAGCTCTACTCCAAGGAGAGTGGAGAAGCTCCAAGCGTTTGGCAGAAAGGTGTATCAG ATTATGGAGGGTCACATGGAGGCTCATTTCATTCTGGATGATCCTGCAGGGAATAGCTACCTTCAG AATGTCTATGCTCCAGAAGAAGATCCAGAGCTAAAAGTGGAGTACTATGAGCGCACATTTGCACAGaatgaggatctgggcctcaatgACATGAGAACTGAGGGCTATGAAAGTGGGCTAACCTCTGAGCGGTAG